TATAGGCGCCCGCCTCGGCAGGCGAGGTCATGTCCGGGCGGCTGACGATTTCCATCAGCGCCACGCCGGTGCGATTGAGATCGACATAGGACATTGTCGGATGCTGGTCGTGCATCAGCTTGCCGGCATCCTGCTCGACATGGATGCGCTCGATGCGGATGACCTTGTCTTCGGGGATGCCCGCCTTCTCGTCCGCCTCGATGGTCAGCTGCCCCTCGCCCACAATGGGGTGGTAGAGCTGGCTGATCTGGTAGCCCTGCGGCAGGTCGGCATAGAAGTAGTTCTTGCGGTCGAACCGGCTCCACGCATTGATCTGCGCCTCGATCGCCATACCGGTGCGCACGGCCTGCCGGATGCACTCGCGATTGGGCACCGGCAGCATGCCGGGCATGGCTGCATCGACCAGCGAGACCTGGCTGTTCGGCTCCGCCCCGAAAGCGGTGGACGCGCCGGAGAACAGCTTGGCGTTGGATGTGACCTGCGCATGGACTTCGAGGCCGATCACGACCTCCCATTCGCCGGTTGCGCCCTGAATACGATAATTGCTCATACCAAGTCCTTACAGCCTGCTGCGGCGCGTGTCGCGGGGGTCATTGAGCCACCTCGAACCAGAACGATCCGGGCTGCGCGTCCGGATATTTTTCGAGGATCGGAAAGGCACGCTCCAGCGCGTCGCCATGATTGTGTTTCAGCCAGTTGAGTGCCAGGCACACCCGGTATCGCGGCGAGTGCGCCAGCATGGCTTCGAGCAAGTACTGCTCGTTCCAGAGCCGGCGGTCGCGGCGCAGCCAGCGTTCCGGGTAATCACGCGGCGTAAAGATGTCGTGGACATGCACGAGCACGCCTTTCGCCAAGCGCGGCACGATCTGCAGCAGCTCGGTCGTCACATCGCCGAAGGGGCGGATGACGTGAGAGCTGTCGATGAAGAGGATATCACCCTCGCCCAGCGCATCGAATAACTCGCGCGGCACGTCCTCGACCTTCTGGCGCAGGATCTCCGGCCCGAGCGTCTCCAACCATGGCATTTCGTAAGGCTCCGTGCACACGTGGCGACATTCGCCAAGAGCTCCGGTTTCGCGATTGCGGGCGATGGCCTTCGCGGCGACGCGGGTCGAATGGCCGGATCCGATCTCGATCAGCATGTTCGGGCGAGCGTGCCGAATCATCGCATAAAGCGCATCGGCATCGCCTGCGTTGAACTGCAGATTGTCGTAGGCGTAGGCGAGCTCCGGCTCGGCATGCTCCGTCAGCGCGGCAAGCTCGCTCTGGCATTCGAAGGCATCTAGCAAGGCAAGCTGACCCGCTTCGTTCAGATCGAGCCCCGGAAGTTCCCGTTCGCTCGTAACGTCTGCGGGCAGGTCCGCATCGCGATAGGTCGGGTGGTAATAATGTGTCGAACGCCAGTGCATGCCCGCCCGGTCGGCCTGTCGGCGGTATAGCGGGAAATTGCCCGGCCAGTTGCCAACCGCGCGAAACAGCGGCGCGCCAAGCGTTACGACGATAGCGGCAATGATATCGACGAGCCGCCTGGCGAATCTCACCACCACTTCTCCGGCTGCGCAGTGAATCCAGCGCGCTGTTCTATCGCGAGGCCTGCATTCAGCACCACCTGCTCATCGAAAGCCGGGCCGACCAGTTGCAGGCCCAGCGGCAAGCCGTCTTCGTTCACCGTGGCGGGCACGCTCATGGCGGGCAGGCCTGCCAGCGAGGCGGGCACGGCGAAGACGTCGTTCAGGTACATGGTCAGCGGATCGTCGTTCAGCGAACCGAGCGGGAAGCTGGCCGTGGGCGTCGTCGGCGCGAGGATCACATCGCATTTGGCAAAGGCGTCGTTGAAATCGCGCTGCACCAGCGTGCGGATTTTCTGCGCCTGCGTGTAATAGGCATCGTAGAAGCCTGCGCTCAGCACATAGGTGCCGATCAGGATGCGGCGCTTCACCTCGTCACCGAACCCGACTTCGCGTGTGGCGGCGTACATGTCCTGCAGGCCCCCTGCCCCGGACGCCGATCCGGGGTCGGGCAGGTCGCGCAGGCCGTAGCGCACGCCATCATAGCGGGCGAGGTTGGAGGAGGCTTCCGCAGGCGCGATGATGTAGTAGGCGGGCAACGCGTATTTGGTGTGCGGCAGGCCGACATCGACAATCTCCGCGCCCGCATCGCGCAGCATTTCCTTGCCCTGCTCCCACACGTCGAGGATCGCCTGGTCGGTGCCATCCATGCGGTATTCGTTGGGAATGCCCACGCGCTTGCCCGAAAGATCGGCATCCAGCGCCGCGCTCCAATCGGGCACGGGCATGTCGAGCGAGGTGGAATCCTTCGGGTCGAACCCGGCCATGGCTTCCAGCATGATGGCGCAATCTTCAACCGAGCGGGCCATCGGGCCTGCCTGGTCGAGACTGCTGGCAAAGGCGACGACGCCCCAGCGCGAGCAGCGGCCATAGGTCGGCTTGATGCCGCAAATGCCGGTAAAAGCAGCGGGCTGGCGGATGGAGCCGCCCGTATCGGTGCCGGTGGCGGCGGGCGCGATGCGCGCGGCGACGGCGGCAGACGACCCGCCCGACGATCCGCCCGGGCTCATCGCGGCATTGCTGCCCTCCTTGCGCCACGGCGAGGCGACATTGCCGAAATAGCTCGTCTCGTTGGAAGAGCCCATGGCGAACTGGTCTAGATTGAGCTTGCCCAGCATCCCCGCGCCTGCGTCCCACAGGTTCTGCGAGACGGTGCTTTCATAGGGCGGCACGAAGCCTTCGAGGATGTGGCTGGCGGCGGTGGTCTGCGTGCCGTTTGTGGCGAACAGATCCTTCATGCCGATGGGCACGCCCGCCATTTTGCCAAGGTCCTTGCCCGCCGCGCGGTCTGCATCGGCCTTGTCGGCAGCATCCAGCGCGTGGTCGGGAGTCGTGACGATGAAGGCGTTGAGCGAAGCTGCGGCTTCGACGGCAGCGTTGAAGCTTTCCGCCACTTCGCGCGCGGTGAAGTCGCCAGAGGCTACGCCATCGCGGATTTGTTTGACGCCAAGGTTTGTGAGGTCGGTCATATTTCGTCACCCTGAACTTGTTTCAGGGCCCATGTCTCCGATTGCGCCATCCGTTCGTGAGGAAGGATGGATGCTGAAAAGAGTTCAGCACGACGGGTGGGGTAGTAAGCGCGAAGGCGGATCACTCGATCACCTTGGGCACGCCATAAAAGCCGTGCTCTGCCGCAGGCGCATTGGCCAGCACATCCTCGCGTCGTCCGCCGCCTGTCTTGGGATCGGCATCGACCACATCGTCGCGCAGACGCTGGGCTTGCGGGATCACGGCGGTCATCGGTGCGACGGTGGAGGTATCCACCTCGCCCAGCTGCTCCACCCAGTCGAGGATATTGTTGAGTTCGGGCACCATGCGGTCGAGCGCGGCATCATCCATGCGGATGCGCGCCAGACTGGCGATCTTGGCGACTTCTTCGCGGGTCACTGACATGCCAAGCGCACTAGCCGCGCCGGGGCGCAGCTTCAAGCGGAACTCGGCCTCCCAGCCTGCAAAACGGGGGCTTATTGCGGCGCGGCAGGATCCGCCGGACCGGCCTCCATCTGCTCCTGCATCATCAGCATCTGGATCTGCATGCTCAGCTGCTGGAATTCTTCCTGCGTCAGCACATCGTGCACGGTGACGTTGAAGGTCAGGTCCGCACCAGGGCCGATATCCGATCCCGGCGGCGGCGAATCGCCGTAAGCGAGATCGGCCGGAATGTAGATTTCGTATTCGCCGCCTTCGCGGGTCTGCAACAGGCCATCGCGGAAGCCGTCTACCACGCTGCCCAGTTCCATCGGCACGCCTTCGGGCACCAGGTCGGCGATCTGCGGCGGCAATTGCAGCGTGGGCGGAGAACGGTCGAATTCGGTGCCATCGTCCAGCGTGCCGACATATTCGACGAATACCACGCTGTCCTCGGTCGGCGCGGGGCCTTCGCCTGCCGTGATCGTCTCGACCGACAAACCCTTGGGCATGGCAACCCACGCGATCAGCGCGGCCAGCACCACGGCAGCCAGCACGCCCAGCCACAATTTGGCGAGCGATCCCTTGGCG
This sequence is a window from Aurantiacibacter gangjinensis. Protein-coding genes within it:
- a CDS encoding class I SAM-dependent methyltransferase — translated: MRFARRLVDIIAAIVVTLGAPLFRAVGNWPGNFPLYRRQADRAGMHWRSTHYYHPTYRDADLPADVTSERELPGLDLNEAGQLALLDAFECQSELAALTEHAEPELAYAYDNLQFNAGDADALYAMIRHARPNMLIEIGSGHSTRVAAKAIARNRETGALGECRHVCTEPYEMPWLETLGPEILRQKVEDVPRELFDALGEGDILFIDSSHVIRPFGDVTTELLQIVPRLAKGVLVHVHDIFTPRDYPERWLRRDRRLWNEQYLLEAMLAHSPRYRVCLALNWLKHNHGDALERAFPILEKYPDAQPGSFWFEVAQ
- the gatA gene encoding Asp-tRNA(Asn)/Glu-tRNA(Gln) amidotransferase subunit GatA translates to MTDLTNLGVKQIRDGVASGDFTAREVAESFNAAVEAAASLNAFIVTTPDHALDAADKADADRAAGKDLGKMAGVPIGMKDLFATNGTQTTAASHILEGFVPPYESTVSQNLWDAGAGMLGKLNLDQFAMGSSNETSYFGNVASPWRKEGSNAAMSPGGSSGGSSAAVAARIAPAATGTDTGGSIRQPAAFTGICGIKPTYGRCSRWGVVAFASSLDQAGPMARSVEDCAIMLEAMAGFDPKDSTSLDMPVPDWSAALDADLSGKRVGIPNEYRMDGTDQAILDVWEQGKEMLRDAGAEIVDVGLPHTKYALPAYYIIAPAEASSNLARYDGVRYGLRDLPDPGSASGAGGLQDMYAATREVGFGDEVKRRILIGTYVLSAGFYDAYYTQAQKIRTLVQRDFNDAFAKCDVILAPTTPTASFPLGSLNDDPLTMYLNDVFAVPASLAGLPAMSVPATVNEDGLPLGLQLVGPAFDEQVVLNAGLAIEQRAGFTAQPEKWW
- the gatC gene encoding Asp-tRNA(Asn)/Glu-tRNA(Gln) amidotransferase subunit GatC, giving the protein MSVTREEVAKIASLARIRMDDAALDRMVPELNNILDWVEQLGEVDTSTVAPMTAVIPQAQRLRDDVVDADPKTGGGRREDVLANAPAAEHGFYGVPKVIE
- a CDS encoding FKBP-type peptidyl-prolyl cis-trans isomerase gives rise to the protein MAEVTRVPLQPIAKGSLAKLWLGVLAAVVLAALIAWVAMPKGLSVETITAGEGPAPTEDSVVFVEYVGTLDDGTEFDRSPPTLQLPPQIADLVPEGVPMELGSVVDGFRDGLLQTREGGEYEIYIPADLAYGDSPPPGSDIGPGADLTFNVTVHDVLTQEEFQQLSMQIQMLMMQEQMEAGPADPAAPQ